In the Pirellulales bacterium genome, one interval contains:
- the der gene encoding ribosome biogenesis GTPase Der, translating into MGVPQVVIVGRPNVGKSSIFNWLANKRLAIVEDRPGVTRDRLSHLLEVDDRYFELVDTGGMGIKDEDNLTAHIERQIDQAIDSADVILFVVDGRAGLTALDQDVSKRLRYVHAPVILVANKSDAPSLDAGANDFYRLGRGKLVLTSATQNRGREELLEQIAERLPPAHETDTVAEPVMKVAIVGRRNTGKSTFVNTLTKAERMIVSEVPGTTRDSVDVRFDLDGKPFVAIDTPGLKRARSIGTDLEYYSFHRAQRSIRRADVVLLFFDASQRISKVDKQLCHYIDQQYKPCVFVVNKWDLLVDAMPTEKWAVYLRDTFRTMQYVPIAFITGETGKNVKALVNHAQMLFKQSRQRVPTPDLNKLVKAALERNPPPYHQGLQPKIYYATQVSEQPPTIVLFCNSPRSIAPDYQRYLLGVFRDHLPFSEVPIKLYLRKRDSGQKPRAAEGPDESETAKSDWHEE; encoded by the coding sequence ATGGGCGTACCTCAGGTAGTGATTGTTGGCCGGCCCAACGTCGGCAAATCCAGCATATTCAATTGGTTGGCCAACAAGCGCCTGGCGATTGTCGAAGATCGCCCCGGCGTGACCCGAGATCGATTGAGCCATTTGCTGGAAGTGGACGATCGCTACTTCGAGCTGGTCGACACTGGCGGCATGGGGATCAAGGACGAGGACAACCTGACCGCGCACATCGAGCGGCAGATCGATCAGGCGATCGACTCGGCCGATGTCATTTTGTTTGTCGTCGATGGCCGCGCGGGGCTGACCGCGCTCGATCAAGATGTTTCCAAGCGGCTGCGCTATGTCCACGCGCCGGTGATTCTGGTGGCCAACAAATCGGACGCCCCCAGTCTCGACGCGGGCGCGAACGATTTCTATCGGTTGGGGCGCGGCAAGCTGGTGCTGACTAGCGCCACGCAGAACCGGGGCCGCGAGGAGTTGTTGGAGCAGATCGCCGAACGGTTGCCCCCCGCGCACGAGACCGACACGGTGGCCGAACCGGTGATGAAAGTGGCGATTGTCGGGCGTCGCAACACCGGCAAGAGCACCTTCGTCAACACGCTGACCAAAGCGGAACGGATGATCGTTAGCGAGGTTCCGGGCACCACGCGCGACAGTGTCGATGTGCGCTTTGATTTGGACGGCAAGCCGTTCGTGGCGATCGACACGCCGGGCCTCAAACGGGCCCGCAGCATCGGCACGGATCTCGAATACTACAGCTTTCATCGGGCGCAGCGCAGCATTCGCCGAGCGGACGTGGTGCTGTTGTTTTTTGACGCCTCGCAGCGGATCAGCAAGGTCGACAAACAACTTTGTCATTACATCGATCAGCAGTACAAGCCGTGCGTGTTCGTGGTCAACAAGTGGGATCTGCTGGTCGATGCGATGCCCACCGAGAAGTGGGCGGTGTACTTGCGCGACACGTTTCGCACGATGCAATACGTGCCGATCGCGTTCATCACCGGCGAGACGGGCAAGAACGTGAAGGCGCTGGTGAACCACGCGCAGATGCTGTTCAAGCAGTCGCGGCAGCGTGTGCCGACGCCTGATCTGAACAAGTTGGTCAAGGCGGCGCTGGAACGCAATCCGCCGCCCTATCACCAAGGGTTGCAGCCCAAAATCTATTACGCGACGCAGGTGAGCGAGCAGCCACCGACGATAGTGCTGTTTTGCAACAGCCCGCGTTCGATCGCGCCTGATTATCAGCGCTACCTATTGGGAGTGTTTCGGGATCATCTGCCGTTTTCCGAAGTGCCCATCAAGCTGTATCTGCGCAAACGGGACAGCGGCCAGAAACCGCGGGCCGCGGAGGGGCCCGACGAGTCGGAAACGGCTAAATCGGACTGGCACGAAGAATAG
- a CDS encoding (Fe-S)-binding protein — protein MKVQLMVTCLSDVLRPAAAQATVRLLRRLGHEVTFPAAQTCCGQPLYNSGLADAARQQAEHTLRAFADEAPVVTPSGSCAAMVKVEYPHLFEPGTSLRTEIDALAARTFEFSDFLVNQLGVLDVGARFAGRVTYHYACHLRGLGLVNEAIRLIEHVEGATYVPMEHMDQCCGFGGSFAVRYPHISTAMVDDKTRCTLATQAEVVVATDAGCLMNIGGRLRRQGAKIEVLHLAELLDRR, from the coding sequence ATGAAAGTTCAGCTCATGGTCACCTGTTTGAGCGATGTGTTGCGCCCCGCGGCGGCGCAGGCGACTGTGCGCTTGTTGCGCCGATTGGGACATGAGGTGACGTTTCCCGCCGCGCAAACGTGCTGCGGCCAACCGCTCTACAATAGCGGACTTGCTGATGCTGCCCGTCAGCAGGCGGAGCATACGCTGCGCGCCTTCGCCGACGAAGCGCCGGTGGTGACCCCTTCGGGTTCCTGCGCGGCGATGGTGAAGGTGGAGTATCCGCACTTGTTCGAGCCTGGAACCTCGCTGCGCACGGAGATCGACGCGCTGGCGGCGCGAACGTTTGAGTTTTCTGATTTTCTGGTAAATCAACTGGGAGTGCTCGACGTGGGGGCGAGGTTCGCCGGGCGCGTCACCTATCACTACGCCTGCCACTTGCGAGGGTTAGGGCTGGTGAACGAGGCGATTCGGTTGATCGAGCATGTGGAGGGCGCCACGTACGTGCCGATGGAGCACATGGACCAGTGCTGCGGATTTGGCGGCTCGTTCGCGGTGCGCTACCCACATATCTCCACGGCGATGGTAGACGACAAGACGCGCTGCACGCTGGCCACGCAGGCCGAGGTGGTGGTGGCCACCGACGCGGGCTGCCTGATGAACATTGGCGGTCGGCTGCGACGGCAAGGCGCCAAGATCGAGGTGCTGCATTTGGCGGAACTGCTCGATCGCCGCTAA
- a CDS encoding ABC transporter permease: MIFGPVFTAEIITSSRRRRNFSLRIGYGLLLLAALCMVYSEYWRPRRRGTVQESAMAASAYFSTFATLQLLGVVMIAPALAAGAIASERERRTIEYLFATDLSNWEIVFGKFMAALLRSVAFLLVGPPILSLAMWMGGVGIDRLLAVLLITLSTLVAVTALAVAVSVWSPKARQAVVRCYVALLILLLVPAFLNLMLSGGMWQYPAWAQYFLNWLASTAETVFNANPFYVLAQLMGATGRVGFWELLGPMLRDHAVLAAVCLVAAPWAVRRVHLRKSSAGVKGPSARAKRRAVGDSPMLWKELYAERMGNRLGWAGRLLFFLLFASLAGFTLWAFLQALIHDPKDFEPYAITIAVIACSLTVLGVGARAATCVTAEKERDTWLTLVSTTLTPREIVLSKCAGAMSVALPLLFLLAALWIMTLALTPEYFIAIPPTLFSLTALVAFAAALGTWFSLWCQNSTRALGATLGTLVLLGGAYLPFVTCCCGGIFFSQFIGTGPSHLANFVWPHVFTPCGPYLLGLPSTLPSLLRYNGSDLFEIESVGFMSSYLVGNAAYLVATFALLQRSTLGFDALVGRVTDSTTRWRPRLSEQSPALAVVIDIAALDDEPAEGSAHAPPAEP; encoded by the coding sequence ATGATCTTTGGGCCAGTCTTCACGGCCGAAATCATCACTAGCAGCAGGCGGCGGCGCAACTTTTCATTGCGTATCGGCTACGGCTTGTTGTTGCTGGCGGCGCTGTGCATGGTGTACTCCGAGTATTGGCGCCCGCGGCGGCGTGGCACGGTGCAAGAATCGGCCATGGCCGCAAGCGCCTATTTTAGCACGTTCGCCACTTTGCAACTGTTGGGCGTGGTGATGATCGCGCCGGCGCTGGCGGCAGGCGCCATTGCCAGCGAACGAGAGCGCCGCACCATCGAGTATCTGTTCGCCACCGATCTATCGAACTGGGAGATCGTGTTTGGCAAGTTCATGGCGGCTTTGCTGCGATCGGTCGCCTTTCTGCTGGTGGGGCCGCCAATTCTCTCGCTGGCGATGTGGATGGGGGGGGTGGGCATCGACCGCTTGTTGGCAGTGCTGTTGATCACCCTCAGCACGCTGGTGGCGGTCACCGCGCTGGCGGTGGCCGTGTCGGTGTGGTCGCCCAAGGCGCGGCAGGCGGTCGTCCGCTGTTATGTGGCGCTGTTAATTTTGCTGCTCGTGCCCGCGTTCTTGAATTTGATGCTCAGTGGCGGGATGTGGCAGTATCCCGCTTGGGCGCAATATTTCTTGAATTGGCTCGCCAGTACAGCGGAAACGGTATTTAACGCCAATCCATTCTATGTGCTTGCACAACTGATGGGTGCGACTGGGCGAGTGGGATTTTGGGAGTTGCTCGGACCGATGCTCCGCGATCACGCGGTGCTGGCGGCCGTGTGTCTGGTGGCAGCGCCGTGGGCCGTGCGGCGCGTGCATCTGCGCAAGTCTTCGGCGGGCGTTAAGGGGCCGTCGGCACGCGCTAAGCGGCGCGCGGTGGGGGATAGCCCGATGCTCTGGAAGGAACTGTACGCCGAGCGGATGGGCAACCGACTCGGCTGGGCAGGGCGCCTCTTGTTTTTCTTGTTATTTGCCAGTCTTGCAGGCTTCACCCTATGGGCATTCTTGCAAGCGCTGATCCACGACCCCAAAGATTTTGAGCCGTACGCGATCACGATTGCCGTGATTGCTTGCAGCCTGACAGTGCTCGGGGTCGGCGCGCGGGCGGCGACCTGCGTGACCGCCGAGAAAGAGCGCGACACCTGGTTGACGCTGGTCAGCACGACCCTCACGCCTCGCGAGATTGTGTTGAGCAAGTGCGCCGGCGCCATGAGCGTCGCGTTGCCGCTGTTGTTTCTCTTGGCAGCGCTGTGGATCATGACGCTGGCGCTCACGCCCGAATACTTTATCGCCATTCCGCCAACTCTGTTCTCGTTGACGGCGCTGGTGGCGTTCGCCGCAGCGCTGGGGACATGGTTTTCGTTGTGGTGTCAGAATTCGACGCGCGCCCTCGGCGCCACGCTCGGCACGCTGGTGCTGCTTGGGGGCGCCTATCTCCCCTTTGTCACTTGCTGCTGCGGCGGTATCTTCTTCAGTCAGTTTATTGGCACGGGGCCCAGCCACTTGGCCAATTTCGTCTGGCCACACGTATTCACGCCGTGCGGACCGTATTTGCTGGGACTGCCGAGCACGCTGCCGTCGCTGCTCCGTTACAACGGCAGTGATTTGTTCGAAATCGAGTCAGTTGGCTTCATGTCCTCATATCTGGTGGGCAATGCGGCGTACCTTGTGGCCACGTTCGCATTGTTGCAAAGATCAACCCTTGGCTTCGATGCGCTGGTGGGGCGGGTCACGGATAGCACCACTCGCTGGCGCCCGAGACTCTCGGAGCAGTCGCCTGCGCTCGCCGTAGTCATCGACATTGCCGCGCTCGACGACGAACCGGCGGAGGGTTCCGCTCATGCTCCGCCAGCGGAGCCGTAA
- a CDS encoding amidase, with the protein MRENWNLAQAASALRAGRLTASDLLEQCLARIDQWEEQVRAWVLVARDDARRQAREADLAAAQGRWLGPLHGIPIGIKDLIDVEGWPTRAGSLLTTDRPAAADALLVARLRAAGAILVGKTVTTEFASFDPPPTRNPWNLECTPGGSSSGSAAAVALGMCLAAIGSQTGGSITRPASYCGIAGCKPTFQLISDAGVVPLTYHLDHPGPLARRVEDLAILLQVLADPSAVNNLAPMQAPAYASLLNAGYPPRLGTVADFFHERSSPAVRQATATAIQRLAAAGATIQPLPLPAGFDEVHTMHRRIMAVEAAHLHRDLFAKRREQYGAQITTLLDEGLAIETGEYVAAIEHQKRFCHAVHDSLQEVDAILLPATCDTAPRDLSTTGDPVFNSPWSYAGVPAVSIPCSLADNGLPVAVQLIGPNLGEAQTLAVAAWCESVFDFSASPSLA; encoded by the coding sequence ATGCGCGAAAATTGGAACCTTGCTCAGGCCGCCAGCGCGCTGCGCGCAGGGCGATTGACCGCCAGCGACTTGCTGGAACAGTGCTTGGCGCGCATCGATCAATGGGAAGAGCAAGTGCGAGCTTGGGTCCTGGTCGCACGCGACGACGCGCGCCGACAAGCTCGCGAAGCCGATCTGGCCGCGGCCCAGGGGCGCTGGCTCGGGCCGCTGCACGGCATACCGATTGGCATCAAGGATTTGATCGATGTCGAGGGCTGGCCCACCCGGGCCGGTTCGCTCTTGACCACCGATCGCCCGGCCGCGGCCGACGCGCTGCTAGTGGCGCGGTTGCGCGCGGCCGGCGCCATTCTCGTCGGTAAGACCGTCACCACCGAATTTGCGTCGTTCGACCCACCGCCGACCCGCAATCCTTGGAATCTTGAATGTACCCCCGGCGGATCATCCAGCGGCTCGGCGGCGGCCGTGGCGCTCGGCATGTGCCTGGCGGCAATCGGTTCGCAGACCGGCGGCTCGATCACTCGCCCCGCCAGCTACTGCGGCATCGCGGGCTGCAAACCAACCTTTCAGCTAATTAGCGATGCTGGCGTCGTACCGCTCACCTATCACCTCGATCATCCCGGCCCGCTGGCGCGCCGTGTCGAAGACCTGGCAATCTTGCTGCAAGTGCTGGCCGATCCATCCGCCGTCAATAACTTAGCTCCAATGCAAGCGCCTGCCTATGCGTCGCTGTTGAATGCCGGCTATCCGCCGCGACTAGGGACCGTCGCGGATTTCTTCCACGAGCGGTCTTCCCCCGCGGTACGACAGGCTACCGCGACCGCGATACAGCGACTCGCCGCGGCGGGAGCCACCATCCAACCGTTGCCGCTGCCAGCCGGCTTCGACGAAGTCCACACCATGCACCGCCGCATCATGGCGGTGGAGGCCGCGCACCTCCATCGCGATCTGTTCGCCAAGCGACGCGAACAGTATGGCGCGCAGATCACCACGCTGCTGGATGAAGGTCTGGCGATCGAAACCGGCGAATATGTCGCGGCGATCGAACATCAAAAGCGCTTCTGCCACGCCGTCCACGATTCATTGCAGGAGGTCGATGCGATCCTGCTGCCGGCCACCTGCGACACCGCGCCGCGCGACTTGTCCACAACCGGCGACCCGGTGTTCAACTCGCCGTGGAGCTACGCCGGCGTTCCGGCTGTATCTATTCCCTGCTCACTGGCCGATAACGGCCTGCCGGTCGCGGTGCAATTGATTGGTCCCAACTTGGGCGAAGCGCAAACCCTCGCCGTCGCGGCGTGGTGCGAAAGCGTGTTCGACTTTAGCGCCTCGCCTTCGCTCGCATGA
- a CDS encoding imidazole glycerol phosphate synthase subunit HisF — protein sequence MLKTRVIPCLLLREWGIEKSIQFKDHVYVGSPINAARVFNAHHVDELILLDIQATGQGRGPIREIIAQIAEETCMPLTVGGGVRSCDEAWKLLQAGADRIAINTYGVERPEIFREGAERFGRQCMVASIDARRRADGQYEAFTHGGTRGTGRDPLDLALEFEELGAGEILLNSIDRDGTMSGYDIELIRRVADAVKIPLIALGGAGKVQHFAAAIHEGHAAAVAAGAFFLFYGRRRTVLITYPNDEALAGAIGSDLVRWKNIEAPTKE from the coding sequence ATGCTCAAGACGCGCGTCATTCCTTGTTTGCTCCTCCGCGAGTGGGGCATCGAAAAGAGCATCCAGTTCAAAGATCATGTCTACGTCGGCAGCCCAATCAATGCCGCTCGCGTCTTCAACGCGCACCATGTGGACGAGTTGATCTTGCTCGACATCCAGGCCACTGGACAGGGACGTGGACCGATCCGCGAGATCATCGCGCAAATCGCCGAAGAGACCTGCATGCCGCTGACCGTGGGGGGAGGAGTGCGCTCGTGCGACGAGGCTTGGAAACTGTTGCAAGCGGGCGCCGACCGGATTGCCATCAACACCTATGGCGTGGAGCGGCCCGAGATTTTTCGCGAGGGCGCCGAGCGCTTCGGTCGGCAATGTATGGTCGCTTCGATCGACGCCCGCCGGCGCGCGGATGGACAGTACGAAGCCTTTACGCATGGAGGAACGCGCGGCACGGGACGCGATCCACTCGACTTGGCGCTGGAGTTCGAGGAGTTGGGAGCGGGCGAGATATTGCTCAATTCCATTGATCGCGACGGCACGATGAGCGGCTACGACATTGAGTTAATACGACGGGTGGCCGACGCAGTGAAGATTCCGCTCATCGCGCTGGGCGGGGCGGGAAAGGTTCAGCACTTTGCCGCGGCGATCCACGAGGGGCACGCCGCGGCCGTGGCCGCCGGCGCGTTTTTCCTATTCTATGGCCGGCGTCGCACCGTGCTCATCACCTATCCCAACGACGAGGCGCTGGCCGGCGCGATCGGTAGCGACTTGGTGCGCTGGAAGAATATTGAGGCCCCGACTAAGGAGTGA
- the hisH gene encoding imidazole glycerol phosphate synthase subunit HisH — protein sequence MITIIDYGSGNLLSVATAFRRLGAEITVSCQPADVLAAERIVLPGVGSLADGMNRLRETRVAEALERKVVQQRTPILGICLGMQMFSRRSEEGDAPGFGWIDAETRRFAPPADSALKVPHMGWNEVRLARPHAIVRQVPSGACFYFAHSYHVVCEDPADVLATTNFGGEFTSAVQREHVFGFQFHPEKSHELGAQLIRNFLDYRE from the coding sequence GTGATCACCATCATCGATTACGGATCGGGCAATTTGCTGTCGGTGGCCACCGCGTTTCGCCGGCTGGGCGCCGAGATCACCGTGTCTTGCCAGCCGGCCGACGTGCTAGCCGCAGAACGGATCGTCTTGCCGGGCGTTGGCTCGCTGGCGGATGGGATGAACCGCCTGCGCGAAACGAGGGTGGCTGAAGCGCTCGAGCGTAAAGTGGTCCAACAGCGGACCCCGATTCTCGGCATTTGCCTGGGAATGCAGATGTTTTCGCGCCGCAGCGAAGAGGGGGACGCGCCGGGTTTTGGTTGGATCGACGCGGAGACGCGCCGTTTCGCGCCGCCCGCCGACAGCGCGCTCAAGGTGCCGCACATGGGCTGGAACGAAGTGCGACTGGCGCGGCCGCACGCCATTGTGCGACAAGTGCCGAGTGGAGCGTGTTTTTACTTTGCGCATTCTTATCATGTGGTATGCGAAGATCCCGCCGATGTGTTGGCTACCACCAATTTTGGCGGAGAGTTCACATCGGCGGTGCAGCGCGAGCATGTGTTTGGCTTTCAGTTTCATCCGGAAAAAAGCCACGAATTGGGCGCGCAATTGATCCGCAATTTTCTCGACTATCGCGAGTAG
- a CDS encoding alginate export family protein, translated as MRRIFWTALAGGWFAAASWGAESEKLLDDFDVSRPANNLVLTAAAQQQPAPAAGVKPPPKPAAPPKGPFANSPPTFIFPRLGHFINFPTGPGYYSAADWLTGNYREKAPPFPWGRISLKAQPFYDLDFRYLDDPKNTYHMWSDGLKRRRIGDGWIFSTGGEFRDRYMNEVDSRLTQINNSYEQIRTMAYGSMYYYDDFGVFVQYIDAQHFGHELTPLPIDVNRSDLLDLFVDVKVMEWEDKPVYVRGGRQELFLGSQRLVSNLDWANTLRTFQGVRAFRQGENWDMTGFWVQPVPPDPSNFDSPDENQNFSGFWSTYRSKPGRFWDFYALNLDNDNPVAQGQGGAVGGVNVTTLGSRAVGDIDNTWLYDLEGMFQIGKYANQQLQAGAVTTGGAYCFKDLRMMPQLWVYYDYASGDTNPGQGSKFGTFQQLYPFGHYYLGWLDLIARQNIQDFNMQFVTFPANWICFIAQYHNFHLAEARSPLFNAGGVGQRVSPDGSAGTDVGDELDLIVNFHLTAHQDILIGYSKLFAGNYIRNTGPDVSPELLYVQHQLRW; from the coding sequence ATGAGACGGATATTTTGGACGGCGCTGGCAGGGGGATGGTTTGCCGCCGCGTCGTGGGGCGCCGAGAGTGAGAAGCTGCTGGACGATTTCGACGTTAGCCGCCCGGCAAATAATCTTGTCCTGACGGCCGCTGCTCAGCAGCAGCCAGCGCCAGCCGCAGGCGTCAAGCCGCCGCCCAAACCAGCGGCGCCGCCCAAGGGACCATTCGCCAACTCGCCGCCAACGTTTATCTTTCCGCGGCTGGGCCACTTCATTAACTTTCCGACCGGCCCCGGCTATTACTCGGCGGCCGATTGGCTGACGGGCAACTACCGCGAGAAGGCGCCGCCGTTTCCGTGGGGCCGCATCAGCCTCAAGGCTCAGCCCTTTTACGATCTCGATTTTCGCTATCTCGACGATCCTAAGAACACCTACCACATGTGGTCGGACGGACTCAAACGCCGTCGGATCGGCGATGGCTGGATCTTCTCGACGGGTGGCGAGTTTCGCGATCGCTACATGAACGAAGTCGACTCGCGACTGACTCAGATCAACAACAGCTATGAGCAGATTCGCACAATGGCCTATGGGTCGATGTACTACTACGATGACTTCGGCGTCTTCGTGCAGTACATCGACGCGCAGCACTTTGGCCACGAGTTGACCCCGCTGCCGATCGACGTGAACCGATCCGATCTGCTCGACCTGTTTGTCGACGTGAAGGTGATGGAGTGGGAAGACAAGCCGGTTTACGTTCGCGGTGGTCGGCAAGAGCTTTTCTTGGGATCGCAGCGTCTGGTGTCAAACCTCGATTGGGCCAATACGTTGCGGACCTTTCAAGGGGTGCGGGCCTTCCGGCAGGGGGAAAATTGGGACATGACCGGCTTTTGGGTCCAACCGGTTCCGCCCGACCCCTCGAACTTCGACTCGCCCGACGAAAATCAAAACTTCTCGGGGTTTTGGAGCACGTATCGCAGCAAGCCAGGGCGTTTTTGGGATTTTTACGCGTTGAACCTGGACAACGACAATCCCGTCGCGCAAGGACAAGGGGGCGCGGTGGGAGGAGTCAATGTCACGACGTTGGGATCGCGCGCCGTCGGGGATATCGACAACACCTGGCTCTACGACCTGGAAGGGATGTTTCAGATTGGTAAATACGCCAATCAGCAATTGCAGGCGGGAGCGGTCACAACGGGCGGAGCGTACTGTTTCAAAGACCTGCGGATGATGCCGCAGTTGTGGGTCTATTACGACTACGCATCGGGCGACACCAATCCCGGGCAGGGGAGCAAGTTCGGCACCTTTCAACAGTTGTACCCATTCGGGCATTACTACCTGGGCTGGCTCGATCTGATCGCGCGTCAGAACATTCAAGATTTCAATATGCAATTTGTCACCTTCCCGGCCAATTGGATTTGCTTTATCGCGCAGTATCACAACTTTCACTTGGCCGAGGCGCGTTCGCCGCTGTTCAATGCGGGGGGCGTCGGGCAGCGCGTCTCTCCCGACGGATCGGCCGGCACCGATGTGGGGGACGAGCTTGATTTGATCGTCAACTTTCATCTCACCGCGCACCAGGACATCTTGATCGGCTACAGCAAGCTGTTCGCGGGCAATTACATTCGCAACACCGGACCCGATGTGTCGCCGGAGTTGCTCTATGTGCAGCATCAATTGCGCTGGTGA
- a CDS encoding iron-sulfur cluster assembly scaffold protein: MVDDDLYQQRILEHYENPRHCGNCPHATHRFEDDNPLCGDHIAIELEISPDGRVCDACFHGDGCCVSQAAASMLLEHLYGKPVEEAARFAATDMLTLFGPRLTPTRQRCCLLAWRVFKTALASPCGAAADRGHSCS, from the coding sequence ATGGTCGACGACGACCTATATCAGCAGCGCATACTCGAGCACTACGAAAATCCGCGGCATTGTGGCAATTGCCCGCATGCGACGCATCGTTTTGAAGACGACAATCCGCTCTGCGGCGATCATATCGCCATCGAGCTGGAAATCTCCCCCGATGGTCGCGTGTGCGATGCCTGCTTCCACGGCGATGGCTGCTGCGTGAGCCAGGCCGCGGCGTCGATGCTGCTAGAACATCTGTACGGCAAGCCTGTGGAAGAGGCGGCTCGCTTCGCCGCCACCGACATGCTGACGCTCTTCGGCCCCCGCCTGACCCCCACGCGGCAACGCTGCTGCTTGCTGGCCTGGCGCGTGTTCAAAACCGCGCTAGCCTCCCCCTGTGGCGCCGCCGCCGATCGCGGCCACTCGTGCAGCTAG
- a CDS encoding aminotransferase class I/II-fold pyridoxal phosphate-dependent enzyme produces MPPALPRSWIADRMRTFDSSGIRRVFELAGKLQDPINLSIGQPDFDVPREIQDAAIDAIRNRRNAYSPTQGIAPLCQELQHRVDADLRHVDRNVFVTSGTSGGLVVAMLTLVNPGDEVIVFDPFFVMYQPLVNLVGGTPILVDTYPDFRINLDRVAAAITSRTKLILFNSPANPTGVVATASETQGLAELAAERGIALVSDEIYREFCYDGAFVSPARWNDQTIVIDGFSKSHAMTGWRLGFAHGPSAVIDEMIKLQQYTFVCAPQPVQWAGIKALEMRLEAELAQYRAKRDFMYTGLKDDFDLVRPGGAFYMFPRAPHGSATEFVTRAIEAGVLVIPGNVFSRQDTHFRLSYAADQRTLERGVEALCRLARRG; encoded by the coding sequence ATGCCCCCTGCCCTGCCCCGCTCCTGGATCGCCGATCGGATGCGCACGTTCGATAGCTCGGGCATCCGCCGCGTATTCGAACTGGCGGGCAAGCTCCAAGACCCGATCAATCTATCGATTGGCCAGCCCGACTTTGATGTGCCGCGCGAAATTCAGGACGCGGCGATCGACGCCATTCGCAATCGGCGCAATGCCTATTCGCCAACGCAAGGCATTGCGCCGCTTTGCCAGGAGTTGCAACATCGTGTCGACGCCGACCTACGGCACGTGGATCGCAATGTATTCGTCACCAGCGGCACCAGCGGCGGCCTGGTGGTGGCGATGCTCACGTTGGTTAACCCGGGTGACGAAGTCATCGTCTTCGATCCGTTCTTTGTGATGTATCAACCGCTGGTGAACCTCGTCGGCGGCACGCCGATACTCGTAGACACCTACCCTGATTTTCGCATCAACCTCGATCGCGTCGCAGCGGCAATCACCTCTCGGACCAAGTTGATTCTGTTCAACAGCCCCGCCAATCCGACTGGCGTAGTGGCGACGGCGTCGGAAACACAAGGACTGGCGGAACTCGCGGCCGAACGCGGCATCGCGCTGGTGAGTGACGAAATCTATCGCGAGTTTTGCTACGACGGGGCGTTCGTTTCTCCCGCGCGCTGGAACGATCAGACGATCGTCATCGACGGCTTTTCCAAGAGCCATGCCATGACCGGCTGGCGACTGGGATTTGCCCACGGACCATCCGCTGTGATCGACGAGATGATCAAACTGCAACAATACACCTTCGTATGCGCGCCGCAGCCAGTGCAATGGGCGGGAATCAAAGCGCTCGAAATGCGGCTCGAAGCCGAACTAGCGCAGTACCGAGCCAAACGCGATTTCATGTACACCGGACTGAAAGACGACTTCGACCTGGTTCGCCCCGGTGGCGCGTTCTATATGTTTCCGCGCGCCCCACATGGTTCGGCAACCGAGTTCGTCACACGCGCCATCGAGGCGGGCGTGCTCGTCATTCCCGGCAACGTCTTCAGCCGGCAAGACACGCATTTTCGTTTGTCGTACGCCGCTGACCAGCGCACGCTCGAGCGCGGAGTCGAGGCGCTCTGTCGGCTGGCGCGGCGCGGTTGA